From the genome of Thermosynechococcus sp. NK55a:
GCTTTTAGGCCAAATTTTTTAGTGATTTTTTAATCAATAATGAATAAAGTCATCCGTCGCCATTTTGTTTTTACAATCCTATGTCCGCCCCCAATCTACTGCTGATTGATGGTCATTCCTTGGCCTTTCGTGCCTACTACGCTTTTAGCAAGGGGCGGGACGGGGGCTTGCGCACCTCTACGGGGATTCCTACCAGTGTGTGTTTTGGCTTCCTCAAGAGCCTCCTAGAGATTCTGGAGCAGCAGCAATCCGACCATGTAGCCATTGCCTTTGACTTGGGGGAGCCGACATTTCGCCACGCCGCCGATGAAAACTACAAAGCAGGTCGTGCCGAAACCCCGGAGGACTTTATTACCGATATTGCCAATTTGCAGGCTCTGCTGCGGGCCCTACGTTTGCCCCTATTGAGTCAGCCGGGCTATGAAGCGGATGATGTGATTGGTACGGTGGCTCACCGCTTGCGATCCCAAGGGTGGCAGGTCTCCATTGTCAGTGGCGATCGCGACCTCTTTCAATTGATTGATCGCAAGGGTCAAGTCCAGGTCTTGTATCTAGGGAATACCCTTGGCCAGCGCAAACAGGGTCTGGAGGCCTTTGATGCCCTCAAGGTTAGGGAAAAAATGGGGGTTTGGCCAGAGCAAATTGTGGACTATAAAGCCCTCTGTGGCGATGCCAGCGATCGCATTCCGGGTATTAAGGGCATTGGCCCAAAAACCGCTGTGCAATTGCTGAGTCAATACCCCACCCTGGAGGACATTTACGCCCACATCCATGAGATCATGCCCCTCAGCCTGAGAACCAAGCTGATCAATGGGGAGGCCGATGCCCGCCATTCCCGTACATTGGCCCAAATTGTCCACGATGTTCCCTTGGAACTCTCCCTAGAGGAACTGCATCTGACTCCCTTTGACTGGCCAATGCTGGATCACCTATTAGATCAGTTGGAGTTTCGCGCCCTGCGAATGCAACTTCAGGAGTGGCACCGACGCTTGGGGGGCATACTCCCCGATTTAGAGACTGACTCAGAGGAAACGTGGTTTTTTGCGCCCACGGATACCCCCCCTCCCTTGAATGTGCAACTCATTGAAACGCCAGAGCAACTGCAATGGCTGATTAGCCAGTTAGAAACCTGTACAGATGCAAATCATCCCGTGGCTTGGGACACGGAAACAACGGCCTTGAACCCCCGCGATGCTGCCTTGGTGGGCCTGGGTTGCTGTTGGGGAGCCGCTCCCGATCAGGTGGCCTATCTGCCCTTGGGGCACAAAGAGGGCCAGAACCTCCCCCTGCAAGACACTCTCACCGCTTTGCGACCGATTCTGGAGGGCGATCGCTACCCCAAAGTCTTGCAAAATGCCAAATTTGACCGCTTGGTGTTGCGCTTTCAGGGGATTCAATTACGGGGGGTAGTATTTGACACAATGCTGGCCAGCTATGTGATTAACCCCGAAGCCAGCCACAACCTTAAGGATCTGTGTCAACGCTATCTGCCCCTCCCAGCCCAAAGCTACCGCAGTCTTGTCGGCAAAGACCAAACCCTTGCGGACCTGTCACCAGCCACGGTGGCCCAATACTGTGGCCTCGATGTCCATACCACCTATCTTCTCAAGGAGAAACTAGAGGCAGACCTAACCCCCCGCTTGCGGCAACTGCTCCTAGAGGTGGAATTGCCCCTCGAACCCATTCTGGCGGAAATGGAAGCTACGGGCATTCGCATTGACAGTGACTATTTGCGGCAACTCTCCCAAGAACTGGAACAGCAACTGGCAGCCCTGCAACAACAGGCTTGGGATGCTGTGGGACAACCCTTTAACTTGGCCTCCCCCAAGCAACTGAGTGAACTGCTCTTTGGCACATTGGGGCTGGATACGAAAAAGACCCATAAAACGAAATTGGGCTATTCCACCGATGCCGCAACCCTTGAAAAACTCCGGGGAGATCATCCCGTGATTGACCTCATTTTGAGCCATCGCACCCTCGCCAAGCTCAAATCCACCTATGTTGACGTGTTGCCCACTCTGGTGCGTCCAGACACAGGCCGTGTTCATACTGAATTTAACCAAGCGGTGACGGCGACCGGTCGCCTCTCGTCCTCCAATCCCAATCTGCAAAATATCCCCATTCGCACCGAGTTTAGTCGGCAAATTCGGCGCGCCTTTATTCCAGAGCCGGGCTGGCTACTGGTGACAGCGGACTATTCCCAAATTGAGTTGCGCATCCTCGCTCATCTGAGTCAAGAGCCTGCCCTGGTGGCGGCCTACCAAGAGGGGGCGGATGTCCATCGCCTCACGGCGCAGTTTCTCTTAGAAAAAACCGATATTAGTTCCAGTGAGCGTCGCCTGGGCAAAATTATTAACTTTGGCGTCATTTACGGGATGGGCCCCCAGCGGTTTGCCCGCGAGGCCGGCGTGAGTGTTGCCGATGCTAAAGTGTTTATTCAGCGGTTTTACGATCGCTATCCACGGGTCTTTGACTATCTGCGGCACATGGAACGGCTTGCCCTCAGCCAAGGCTATGTGGAAACTATTTTGGGGCGGCGGCGCTACTTTGCATTTGAGAGTCGCGAATTACAATCCCTGCGGGGCAAGCCCGTGGAAGTCTTAGCCGATGTCGATCCCAGTAAGCTAAAGATGAGCAGTTATGAGCGGGGACTGTTGCGGGCGGCAGCCAATGCCCCGATTCAAGGTTCCAGTGCCGATATTATCAAGTGTGCAATGGTGAAGCTGGCACCCCTGTTGCCGCCAGAAAAGGCTCGCCTGCTGCTGCAAGTTCACGATGAATTGGTGTTGGAGATGCCCCCTGAGGCGTGGGAACACCTGCAAACCACGATTCCTGAAGTGATGAGTACGGCGGTGCCCCTGCGTGTGCCCCTGGCGGTGGATATTTACGCAGCAGCCAACTGGCTGGAGGCCAACTAGGTTTGTTGATGCGGCAGCAACACCCCCGGCAAGTGTCCTTTTGGCAAATTCTTCTCTGCCTTCTTGTGGGGGCGATCGCCTTCTGCTGGCCTGCTGATGCCCAAACAATTCGCCCTTACATTGACCGTGCCATGGATCAAATGAGTGAATTCTATCTTGACAATGGGATGCACTTCATTGTCATGGAGCAACACCAAGCCCCGATTGTGGCATTTCTCACCTATGTGGATGTGGGGGGCGTGGATGAACCCGCAGGCCAGACTGGTGTCGCCCACTATCTCGAGCACTTAGCCTTTAAGGGTACCCGCCGTATCGGCACAACGGATTATGCTGCCGAAAAAGAGAAACTTGCCCAACTAGATCGCCTCTTTGAGCAACTGCAAGCTGCAACCGATGAGCGGCAACGTCAGGCATTGATCACAGAATTTGCGGCGGTGCAGCAGGCGGCCGATCGCTATGTGATTCGCAATCAATATGGCCAAATTGTTCAACAAGCTGGGGGAGTAGGTCTCAATGCCACCACCTCCGCCGATGCCACCCGTTACTTTTACAGTTTTCCCGCCAACAAATTGGAACTGTGGATGTCCCTAGAGTCAGAACGCTTTTTGGAGCCCGTCTTTCGCGACTTCTATCAGGAAAAAGCAGTCATCCTTGAGGAGCGGCGACTACGCACAGAAAATTCCCCCACAGGGCAGCTTTTTGAGGCTTTTTTGGCCACGACCTTTCGGGAGCATCCCTACCGCCGACCCGTCATTGGCTACCGTGAGGACATTCAAAACCTGCGCCGCGCCGATGTGGAGCAGTTCTTTCGCCAGTATTACACCCCCGAGAAAATGACAATGGTACTGGTGGGAGACGTGGATCCTCAACACGTTAAGGAATTAGCAACGGTTTATTTTGGTCGCTACCCCAGGGGAACGGGCAAGACCACAACCATTCCCCCCGAACCACCGCAAACAGCCCCTCGCCAAATCACCCTCGAATTGGCAAGCCAGCCCCTCTACATCGAAGCCTATCCCTGCCCACCCCTGCGCGAACCTGCCTATCTGACCTATGAAATTCTGGCTCGCCTCCTCACTGGCGGTCGCACCTCCCGTCTCTACCGTTCCCTGGTGCTTGAGCAAAAACTTGCCCTCAATGTGCAGGCCTACGTGGGGTTTCCGGGTAATAAATACCCCAATCGCTTTCTCATCTATGGGGCGCCAGCTCCGGGGCAAACAACGGCTGCCCTTGCCGCAGGCATTGCCCAGGAACTCAAGGCACTGCAAACTACCCCCGTGACCGCACCAGAATTGGATCGGGTGAAAACCCAACTGCGAATGGAGCTGCTGCAAAACCTGATGTCCAATGAGGGCATGGCCAAACTCTTGGCGGAGTATGCCGTAAAGGGGGGTGGCTGGCAACAACTCTTTGCTCGCCTAGAGGCGATTAATGACATTACCCCTGCCGATATTCAGCGGCTGGCTCAATCCCTGAAACCTGAGCAGCGAACTGTGGCGCAGATTCAAACCCGTCCATGAAATCCCTTTGGCAGGAATGGCTGGGGGCGATCGCCTTCTACACCTGTTTGCCCATCTCCCCTAGCTGGCCAATTCAATTGGCAGGGGCAGCCAAGTGGTGTCCTTGGGTGGGGACTGTGCTGGGGGGAATACTCTGGGGAGTGCAGTGGCTGCTGGATTTTTTGCAGGTTCCCTCCCCTGTGGCGAGTGTGGTGCTGGTAGCCCTTTGGTTGGCACTGACGGGCGGATTGCACTTGGATGGTGCGATGGACACTGCCGATGGTTTAGCTGTCAGGGATCAACAACGGCGTCTTGAGGTGATGGCAGATAGTCGAGCAGGGGCTTTTGGCGTCATGGCCGCAATTGTGATCCTGCTTTTAAAAGTCACAAGCTTAAGCAGTCTGGCAAAGGGCAGCGTCTTGGTTTGGGTATTGGTGGTGGGGCGCCTGGCTCAGGTGTGGGCGATCGCCCGCTATCCCTATTTGAAGCCCCAGGGCACGGGTCAGATCCATAAAACCAGTGGTGTCTTTCCCCGCGATTTTTGGCCGAGTGGTTTACTTGTGCTCTTCCTCAGCTTCCTGCTGCCGCTTCCCCTTGGGCAATTGCTTTTTGGTCTGCTTTTAATTCTCTTGATCCCTGCATGGTTTCAGTGGCAGTTGGGGGGTCACACGGGGGATACCTACGGTGCAGTTGTGGAGTGGACAGAAGCCTTGATGCTGGTTGCCTTTACAGTGGGATCAGCCAGTTGATCGGGTAGTGCCACAGCCACGGTGATGATGCCCAAAACTTTGTATCCTGCATTGCGTAAGACGGTGGCGGCGCTGCCTGCCGTCGTCCCCGTTGTATAGATGTCATCGCACAGCAATAGCCAGCGTTGTCGCTCCAGACCGTGTCCAAGGCAAAAGGCATTGGCCAAATTGGCCTGGCGTTCTTTGAGGGATAGCTGAAACAGGGCCTCCGTTGGCCGTTGGCGGATGAGCCCCGCCGCCGCTAGGGGGAGTTCTAGGGTACGGCAAAAGCCCTTGGCAATGAGCGCCGCTTGATTAAAGCCGCGGCTTTTCAATTTATCGCGATGGAGGGGAATGGGCACAATCTGCAAGGGTAGATGTTGAGCTACCTTGGCCTCAAACCAGCTTAGGGCCAACCATTGGCCAAAGAGGTAAGCCAGCTCCGGCTGGTTGTGGTATTTCATGGTGGCGATCGCTCGCTTGAGGTCTTGCTGATAGTATCCCCAGGGAAAAAGGGGCAGACTGCCCCGCCAGTAGCGTTGCCGTTGGCGCACTTCCCATGACCTCAGGCGCCGTGCACAATCCCTACAAATCGTTTGGGAACTTGCCCGACCACAACAGCAACAGCGCTGCTGCACCAAAAAGGAGGTCAGCGATCGCCACACCAGCGCACCCCCTATGGGCTAACAGTAAGCACTAATATCCTCATGGCACTCATTCGCCAAGTAGCAAAGGGCGCGGTAGCGCAGCACCATCAGTTCTTCATAGAGGGGATTCAGGTGGCACAGCGGCGGAATGTGAATGTGCCATTTGGCAACCACAATATCACGTTCAAAGGGACACTGGGCCGGGATCAAGCGGCACAGACGATGGGCAAGCTGGCGATCGCGCACTTCCAGATGCTCTAGCCACTGCCGTACCGGCCACAGGAGCGTGCGGAGCAGACGTTGCCCCAACGTAAAAATCATCATCAACTCAACACCTCAACTCAATCATTGAAGTTAGCAGCAAAAAATTCCCTTCCCCACCGTTTAAGAAGGCAATGGCAATCACTTAAAACAATGTCTAAACGATGTCTTAAGAAGGGCAAATTTATCACTGCCTCTGATGGCAAAAAAGTCGTTCTGATCCACTTTGGATCATCCTTAGCAAGGCGCGATACCCTAGAGAAATCTCAATGAAAATCGCATCACAATAGACAATCTCCTTGTTTCAGAGAGATTTAGTAGTAGTGGATACATGGTTGAATTGAATGATGATCCTGTATCCATCCTTATTTTAGTGACTTCTGTTGAAGTTGACGATGAGGTTTTCCGAAAAGTTGCCCTTACAGCCACTGAAGTCCGCGGCGGCAACTGCAGATTCAGAAATTATAGCCTTGGAATTCAACAGATGAGGGGGCATCCTCGCAACCGTAGGTGAATGCTCATAAAAGCCTAGTAGCACAGGTCCCCCTTTCTAAGCTAATCTGCAATTAGAGTCTGGCATTGGGGAGCACTGGTATGTTTAAGAACATATTGATTCCAACAGATCTCCATGATGGCCTCCCCAAACTCACCCACTACCTTGAGGCCCTGCAAACCGCAGGTGCCCGCAAATTGATCTTTTTCCATGCCCGCCCCATAAACGAGGATGGGGATAAGCCGCGGCTGCGGGAGGAAAAGCTGCAACAGGCGCGTGAGTTACTCAAAATTGACCCCACCAATGTCCCAGCCGATCTTAAAGCAGAGGTGATCATTGAAAACCGCCGCCCTGCTGATGCCATTCTGGACACCGCTGAAAAACATCAAATTGACTTGGTACTGGCTAGCCGTCCCGTCCGCAATCTATTGGATGAGAAACTCTTCGGCAGTACAACCATTGAGGTACTGCAACGGATTAAAGTCCCGGTCATGATTATGCGCCCGCACCTGTTGTGGGTCATGACCACCGCAGAACTAAATCTCCGCTGTCAAAATCTCTTTCGTCATCTCCTTGTCCCCTACGACCACAGTCCCTCAGCTCAGCACCTCGTCCAAAAACTGCGGCAGGGTGTCCAACAGCCAGATCAAACGAGCATTACTTCCCTAACGTTTTGCTGGATTATCAGTGATGCGGGTCAAAGGGAGC
Proteins encoded in this window:
- the polA gene encoding DNA polymerase I, producing MSAPNLLLIDGHSLAFRAYYAFSKGRDGGLRTSTGIPTSVCFGFLKSLLEILEQQQSDHVAIAFDLGEPTFRHAADENYKAGRAETPEDFITDIANLQALLRALRLPLLSQPGYEADDVIGTVAHRLRSQGWQVSIVSGDRDLFQLIDRKGQVQVLYLGNTLGQRKQGLEAFDALKVREKMGVWPEQIVDYKALCGDASDRIPGIKGIGPKTAVQLLSQYPTLEDIYAHIHEIMPLSLRTKLINGEADARHSRTLAQIVHDVPLELSLEELHLTPFDWPMLDHLLDQLEFRALRMQLQEWHRRLGGILPDLETDSEETWFFAPTDTPPPLNVQLIETPEQLQWLISQLETCTDANHPVAWDTETTALNPRDAALVGLGCCWGAAPDQVAYLPLGHKEGQNLPLQDTLTALRPILEGDRYPKVLQNAKFDRLVLRFQGIQLRGVVFDTMLASYVINPEASHNLKDLCQRYLPLPAQSYRSLVGKDQTLADLSPATVAQYCGLDVHTTYLLKEKLEADLTPRLRQLLLEVELPLEPILAEMEATGIRIDSDYLRQLSQELEQQLAALQQQAWDAVGQPFNLASPKQLSELLFGTLGLDTKKTHKTKLGYSTDAATLEKLRGDHPVIDLILSHRTLAKLKSTYVDVLPTLVRPDTGRVHTEFNQAVTATGRLSSSNPNLQNIPIRTEFSRQIRRAFIPEPGWLLVTADYSQIELRILAHLSQEPALVAAYQEGADVHRLTAQFLLEKTDISSSERRLGKIINFGVIYGMGPQRFAREAGVSVADAKVFIQRFYDRYPRVFDYLRHMERLALSQGYVETILGRRRYFAFESRELQSLRGKPVEVLADVDPSKLKMSSYERGLLRAAANAPIQGSSADIIKCAMVKLAPLLPPEKARLLLQVHDELVLEMPPEAWEHLQTTIPEVMSTAVPLRVPLAVDIYAAANWLEAN
- a CDS encoding pitrilysin family protein encodes the protein MRQQHPRQVSFWQILLCLLVGAIAFCWPADAQTIRPYIDRAMDQMSEFYLDNGMHFIVMEQHQAPIVAFLTYVDVGGVDEPAGQTGVAHYLEHLAFKGTRRIGTTDYAAEKEKLAQLDRLFEQLQAATDERQRQALITEFAAVQQAADRYVIRNQYGQIVQQAGGVGLNATTSADATRYFYSFPANKLELWMSLESERFLEPVFRDFYQEKAVILEERRLRTENSPTGQLFEAFLATTFREHPYRRPVIGYREDIQNLRRADVEQFFRQYYTPEKMTMVLVGDVDPQHVKELATVYFGRYPRGTGKTTTIPPEPPQTAPRQITLELASQPLYIEAYPCPPLREPAYLTYEILARLLTGGRTSRLYRSLVLEQKLALNVQAYVGFPGNKYPNRFLIYGAPAPGQTTAALAAGIAQELKALQTTPVTAPELDRVKTQLRMELLQNLMSNEGMAKLLAEYAVKGGGWQQLFARLEAINDITPADIQRLAQSLKPEQRTVAQIQTRP
- the cobS gene encoding adenosylcobinamide-GDP ribazoletransferase, whose protein sequence is MKSLWQEWLGAIAFYTCLPISPSWPIQLAGAAKWCPWVGTVLGGILWGVQWLLDFLQVPSPVASVVLVALWLALTGGLHLDGAMDTADGLAVRDQQRRLEVMADSRAGAFGVMAAIVILLLKVTSLSSLAKGSVLVWVLVVGRLAQVWAIARYPYLKPQGTGQIHKTSGVFPRDFWPSGLLVLFLSFLLPLPLGQLLFGLLLILLIPAWFQWQLGGHTGDTYGAVVEWTEALMLVAFTVGSAS
- a CDS encoding ComF family protein, whose product is MWRSLTSFLVQQRCCCCGRASSQTICRDCARRLRSWEVRQRQRYWRGSLPLFPWGYYQQDLKRAIATMKYHNQPELAYLFGQWLALSWFEAKVAQHLPLQIVPIPLHRDKLKSRGFNQAALIAKGFCRTLELPLAAAGLIRQRPTEALFQLSLKERQANLANAFCLGHGLERQRWLLLCDDIYTTGTTAGSAATVLRNAGYKVLGIITVAVALPDQLADPTVKATSIKASVHSTTAP
- a CDS encoding Mo-dependent nitrogenase C-terminal domain-containing protein, coding for MMIFTLGQRLLRTLLWPVRQWLEHLEVRDRQLAHRLCRLIPAQCPFERDIVVAKWHIHIPPLCHLNPLYEELMVLRYRALCYLANECHEDISAYC
- a CDS encoding universal stress protein, producing the protein MFKNILIPTDLHDGLPKLTHYLEALQTAGARKLIFFHARPINEDGDKPRLREEKLQQARELLKIDPTNVPADLKAEVIIENRRPADAILDTAEKHQIDLVLASRPVRNLLDEKLFGSTTIEVLQRIKVPVMIMRPHLLWVMTTAELNLRCQNLFRHLLVPYDHSPSAQHLVQKLRQGVQQPDQTSITSLTFCWIISDAGQRELGIAEERPKAEKILAQLKQEFTGYGLSVETEIRFGSPVVEAQLAAYDRDIYGIVVSSSSVGKIWELSIPSFAGEIIRRCHFPVIYFPPAGR